The window CGGATCACTCCCAGAGCTACAACCACTGCTGTCAGAAAACGGTGCAGACGTTGTTCAAGTGGAAGCGATACGAGTTCGATAGCGCGGTCGAATGGGGGCCGAAACTATCGTTTGGATCGCGATCGCTCCACAGTCCGCGCGATTTTCTCACGCGTGACGAGCGGGAGCGGGTCTGGGAGGCCGCGCTCGAGCAGATGGGATGATTTCTGTCCAAATAATTAGCTCACGCACAAGGTTATTGTTCTCGAGGTCAAATAATAGATCAAGATATGGCTGACGACGAATCTCTGGCACCACCCGAAGCGATCGAGATCGGGGACGAGGCGGAACATACCGACGAATGG of the Halobiforma lacisalsi AJ5 genome contains:
- a CDS encoding integrase encodes the protein MEELSETDHSQSYNHCCQKTVQTLFKWKRYEFDSAVEWGPKLSFGSRSLHSPRDFLTRDERERVWEAALEQMG